The Streptomyces sp. NBC_00510 genomic interval GCCTGCTGACGGCGTTTGCGGTCGGGACCGTTGACCATCTGCTGTATGCGGCGACGCGTACGCGGCATGTGATGCTGCGGTTCGCCGGCTTGGCGGGCAAGGTCGTGGTGGTGGACGAGGTGCACGCGGCCGATGTCTATATGCGGCAGTTCCTGCTGGAGGCGTTGCGGTGGCTTGGGCAGGCGGGGGTGCCGGTGGTGCTGTTGTCGGCGACCTTGCCTCCGGCGCAGCGGCAGGCGTTCGTGGACGCTTACCTTTCGGGTGTTCTGGGGCGGGCGGATGTGTCGCAGCCGGTGCCGGAGCCGGCGGGTTATCCGTGTGTCACCTCGGCGTATGCGGTGGCCGGGTGTCCTGAGGTGGAGAGCTCGAGGAGTGTCGTGGGGTCCTGGCGGGAGTCGGTGCCGACGCGGATCGAGTGGCTCCCGGATGCCCAGGTGGGCGGGGATGCGGTTGCTGCGGCTGCGCGGGCGGCGGTCGCCGAGGGTGGCGTGGCGTTGGTCGTGGTCAATCAGGTGGATCGTGCCCAGCAGATTCACGCTGCCCTGCAGCGGGACGGTTTCGACGGTGAGCTGATGTTGTTGCACGGACGGCTGTGCGCGGGCCATCGGGCGCATCGCACGGAGAAGTGCCTGCATCAGTTGGGCTCGAAGGCCGGCGGCGCACGGCCGCCGCGGATGGTGGTCGTCGCCACCCAGCTCGCCGAGCAATCGTTCGACGTCGACGCGGACATCTTGATCACGGACCTGGCCCCGGCCGACCTGCTGCTCCAGCGCATCGGCCGCCTGCACCGGCACAAGGGAACCTATCGTCCCAAGGGGCTGGCGGTGCCCCGGGTGCTGGTGACCGGCGTGACAGCCGGTCCCTCTGGCCGTCCGCAGTTCCTGCCGGCCTCCCAGGCGATCTATGGCGAGTGGCCGCTGCTGCGGGCCGCGGCCCTGGTGTCCGAGGCGGCCGGCCCGCTCCTGGCCACCGGGGCGCAGGAGGAATCCGGCGGGTCCGCCGGCCGAGGCTGGAGCATTCCCGAAGATGTTCCCGGTCTGGTGGCGCGGGCCTATGGGGAGCCCGTGGTGTGCCCGCAGGAGTGGGGTGAGGAGAAGGCCCGCGAGGTCTGGTGGGCGAGGGAGGCAGAGCGGGCGAGGAACGCCGAAGCCTTCCTGCTGACCCGGCCCCGCGAATGGGCCGCGCCGACGTTGCAGGGGCTGCACTACGGCAGCAACCGTGCACACACGGAGGAAGAACTCGACGCTGTGGTGCGGGACGGGGAATCGTCGGTCGAGGTCGTGATCGTCCGCCGGGATCCGGCCGGCTACGCCGCACTGGACGGTACCCGGCTGGGACCCCATGGCGAGGCCCTGGACGACGCGGTGGTCGAGCGCGCATTGGGCGGCACGGTCCGCCTGCCGGCCCGGCTCACCGAAGCGGCCGTGAAGGAGTTGTCGGCGCTGCCCGGATGGTCGGGACACCCGTGGCTGCGGTACGCGCGTGCTCTGGTGCTCGAGGAGGGGACCGCGGTGCTCGGCGGTGACCGCGTGTCCTACGACGAGGTGGCGGGCCTGGTGGTGCAGTGCGTCGGCTGAAGGGCGGCGCCCGTGCCCTGAGACCGGGGGACCCCCGCGGGGGCGGGGACGGCTCTCAGCACTGCAAGGGAACACCCCCGCAGGG includes:
- the cas3 gene encoding CRISPR-associated helicase Cas3', producing MDDERSLIALMRSMGLSDAAVVRLSTLWGKSAARNGGKTHLLLGHLLDTAAVAGVMWDRYLAESLRRRLDEIARGQGRSWFMWVCGIHDCGKACPAFQALDGAEAAPVVAAGLTWRRLPKAKKWRHDVAGGAILAPWLRQVWGVEAAGWVWPLVAGHHGKFPPAGSLTPPHPEFRGVGHAWSEAQRAVVEVFTRAVGFEDLAAARPGAPLRKAEQMALSGLIVMADWIASDHSCFPGLANAEEISPAGATARAETAWQRLGLRGGWGPLPYPESPMAPLAERLGVQPRASQVELVERAWSMPAPGLLVAEAPMGEGKTKAALAAAEVLAARFGLDGVFVAMPTQATSDPMYAQVLDWVRTFDPQLEAQVALLHGKRRFNRRWREMWEAAPTADGGDPWEAYGAIDEDDEFGMPGAAPQEAERHGPAQWFLGNKRGLLTAFAVGTVDHLLYAATRTRHVMLRFAGLAGKVVVVDEVHAADVYMRQFLLEALRWLGQAGVPVVLLSATLPPAQRQAFVDAYLSGVLGRADVSQPVPEPAGYPCVTSAYAVAGCPEVESSRSVVGSWRESVPTRIEWLPDAQVGGDAVAAAARAAVAEGGVALVVVNQVDRAQQIHAALQRDGFDGELMLLHGRLCAGHRAHRTEKCLHQLGSKAGGARPPRMVVVATQLAEQSFDVDADILITDLAPADLLLQRIGRLHRHKGTYRPKGLAVPRVLVTGVTAGPSGRPQFLPASQAIYGEWPLLRAAALVSEAAGPLLATGAQEESGGSAGRGWSIPEDVPGLVARAYGEPVVCPQEWGEEKAREVWWAREAERARNAEAFLLTRPREWAAPTLQGLHYGSNRAHTEEELDAVVRDGESSVEVVIVRRDPAGYAALDGTRLGPHGEALDDAVVERALGGTVRLPARLTEAAVKELSALPGWSGHPWLRYARALVLEEGTAVLGGDRVSYDEVAGLVVQCVG